In the Dermochelys coriacea isolate rDerCor1 chromosome 23, rDerCor1.pri.v4, whole genome shotgun sequence genome, CCCTTACACCCCGCTCACCGTGTTTGCTTCACTTCCCTCTTTTCCCTGCTGTATTGGGTCATGTTACAGCCATCAACTATTTTGTTAATGTCTCAACGGCCAGGCGGTGGGAAAGCAATGGCTCGTGGCCTGCGGCAAGCCGTAAATTACCATCTCGGGCCCTCGGGGCCATGGCGTGACTTGATATTTTGGAGACCCACTGCGCTGGGGTGGGACCATGACCACTTTGTATCTTGATCCCACGTTGGCTTGATTCTCAGGGCCAGGTTCCAAAAACCCCACAGATCCTCTGTCCTGATCCAtaccccccccttctccccaggcaGCAGGCTGTGCCCTCCTCCACGAGAACAGCGGTGTGTGGGTAGAGATCACTGGGCAGAGTGGGAACACCTGGAGAGTGGAAGGGCATAAAAATGGCAGGAGAGGCTGAGatacagccatctctggggtgggcacaggggctgtttatacagggctCCCAGCACTAAGATGCGGCCACTTCTGGGGAGAGCTGTTTAGTCAGGGATCTCGCGCCCTCTGCTGGGTTGTTATAATTGGGGGGTGTCTGCTGCAGAGTGCGGGAGGGTTTGGCAAAGTCGATCTGGACCCAGATGGATCCCCAAGGAAGGGGAATGGCACGCCAGGTGGGGGTTGCCCTATAATTGTTTTAGCATGTTGTATTTCATAGTGGGAACTGGGTCAgacccactgcaccccactccctgccacctcccagagccagagataggacccaggagtcctggctcccagccccctactctaaccactagaccccactgccctcccagagccaggatagagcCCTGGTGAGtgaagggtggaggggggggcaaTCCATGATGTCggtgcctggccagcaggggCCGCTAGCTGTGTGTGCTCTTATTAATTACCCCTCCCctgtctttctccttctctttccccccaggtctctcccccagcagggggcgtCGTGAGGAGGAGACACCtgtcccaccctgcccccccatgtcCCCTCCTGTGGGGGGCTGGCGGGGGACCCCAGGATGAATGTAGATGTTTGTGctgtttatatatattatatatatatatatatatatatatgagaaaaTACAACTCTAGATAGCTGTGCAcccccccacttccctgccctccacctcccccactgcccccagcatCCCAACTCCAGACAGCTGtgcacccctgcctgcccccaactCCTGCACTACCCCCAGCACCCTACTCCTGCCTTTTCACCCCCCGACTCTAGACAGTTGTgtgccccctgcctccctgccccccacacactctgAGTACCCCCATCCCCTGAGCATTGCTAACTCTgtgctcccctctccctccacaatCCTGGCTATAGATAGCTGTGCCCCGTGCCCTACTTTAAGGAGGGGTCAGGGGTTCAGATCTCTCTTGATGGCTGTGGGGGAGATTTGGGGTTTCAGGGGTATCTGCAGCTTGGGGGATATGTGGGGGCtccagcatgttgggggggaCTGGAACTGAGTAGGGTACACAGAgcaggggatggaggaggggcatGTGGAGGTTGCTGGGGGGTAATTTAGggcctccatccccaccccattccccactGGGGGGTGTCACATGCTGAGGGGGGACTCTAGGAAGTTGGGGAGGGGCACCATCCCCATACAGCACCCGTTAGCTCCAATCTATGCCCCTTCCGCAGTGACCAGTCACGGGGGGGAGACTGGGGCCTTCCCACGGTACCCCGATTTCCActggagggggtgtggggaaggtggcgtagaacccaggtgtccggggaCAGCCTATCTATATAGCCATCAATACATCGATCCCTTCCCTACCCACCCACTTATCTATCTATCCCCGAACACCCCcgtatctatctatccccatacatcgcttctctttctcctcacccacccactctcccTATCCCTTCCCCTCTTAGTCCTCCCATCCAGCCTTCGCCCATCCCTGGGGCCCCCCCGGAAGCACTGCCTATATATCTCTATACGCCATGTCTGTGCTCCAATTCGTGCCGTGCTCGTGAGTTTTGGTTCGTTTGTTTAGGCCCCCCCCCGGCTCGGTGTTGtgagatttattttttctcccaTCTCTGCCAAAAGAAAACTGACTTCGACAAAACAAAGACAAGGACAAACTAATCAAACAACGAAGCCCCCCGCCATCATTCCCTCAGCGTGCCCCCCAAAATATAGAGAACAAAAGTaataaaaaccaaataaaaagagaaagagggaaaaacCTTTCAACGCTTCTCCAGTCTGATTtccagggctgggttgggggctATTTATACAGGGACCCTTCGccaagatgcagctgcctctggggtgggcagggaccctttgccctctgctggtggACCTGGGAACTGCAGACTTTTGGGGTGCTGGTCAGATGCTGGACACCTGCACCCCGATTTCCCCCAGGGCCCCAAACCAGACATGAAGTCTTAACTCAGCAAAGCATGGGGCTCAGGGCCTGGAGTGTATTTATTAACAGTAAAAATGGGCGGGGGGGAGCTTCCCCCTGCCATTAAAATCAGCTGCTCAATACAATAATTTCATTACCAACCCCAGATCCTTTGATGATCTAAGGAACGCAGAGAGGTGTCCACGGAGAACGCAGGAGtctgggctgccagccccacatccccactctaacccaccaaaccccactcccctccctgagcatCCTggttcccaccccccaccccccctctaACCCACCAAACCCCattcccctctcagagccaggaagagaaccccgGCGTACTTGTTcccaccccccctgctctaacccaccagaccccattccccttcgcaagctggggagagaacccaggcgtcctggctccgaccctactcccctcccagagcccaggacacctgggttcttggCGCTCACTGCATGGTGGGGAGGTACATGGGGCTTACGTCCCCCCAGGCCCGGGCCTTCCCCGCCGCCCAGCCCATCAGCTGTGGAGCCCTGGCGAGGAAGATGGCGATGAGGGTGCGGACGTCTCCCTCGGCCAAGTGCGCCCTGTCGGGGTCCCTCCCGAAGAGCGCCTGGAAAAGCGCCCCCAAGCTGtaccccccctcgccccccaggcCCAGCTCCTTCATGGCCTGCAGGGTGTCCAGGCAGCCGGTGGCAGGAGGCATCTCGGCCCCCACGCGCCCCAGCTCCGTCCGCAGCAGGGGGAAGTCATACCTAAAGCCGTTGTGGGCCACCAGGCAGAGTGGGAGGGCTTGGCGGGCTAGGAACCCCCCCAGGGCCTGAGCCACGGCCTGGTCCAGGCCCTGCTTGCCGTTCTCCTCCAGGCTCTGCTGGCTCAGCCCTGTGATGCGGGCAGCTGCTGGGGTGACGGGCTGTTGGGGGTCGATGCACAGGGTCAGCTGGTCCAGGATGCGGGGCAGCTGGGGGATGCCGGTGTCGTCGTCCTGTAGGGGGTGCTGCAGGAGGGAGCGGCGGTGCAGGGCGAAGAGACACAGCTCGGTGATGCGGGGACGGTCCGGGGGCAGGCCGGTGGTCTCCAGGTCGAAAAAGACGAAGGTTTGGAAATCCTGGGGGGCCAGCAtggctgggcaggaagaggtgtgTGAGCGGAAGCCAgcgatgcagctgcctctggggtggggcgcgggggctgtttatacagagaCCCCTTGGAAGGGATAGAGCAAggagaactcctgggttctttctctggctctgggagtggagtgggggctagtggttagagagggggggctggaagccaggactgctgggttctctccctggttctgggaggggagtggtgtctggtgtttagagcagggggggctgggagccaggactcctgggttcttcatCACTCACCCACCAAGTGACTGCAGTTAAGCCTCTCCCtggctgtgtgcctcagtttcccctctgttgTTTGCAGATAGCTCGTCTCCCGGCTGGTAGGTGTCTCCTTAGCAGCTGCCTGGCGCTGTGCGAGCTCCTTGGGGCGGCGCCAGGGAGAGCTGAGGGCTGGTCACTTGTCATGTCAGGGAGGGGGCCGGGGCCTCCCTCCCGGGGAAACCGAAACCGCCCCAGGCAAAGCGTCGAGTCACCCGGGCTCTTTCTGAGTCTGCTTCCCTCGGGGCGCGTGGAGGGAACGCCCCGCCAGCGCccagggaacccaggcgtcccggctccccgccccccccccagcgcccagggaacccaggcgtcccggctccccgcccccccccagcgcccagggaacccaggcgtcccggctccccgccccccccgccagcgcccagggaacccaggcgtcccggctcccCGCCAGCGCccagggaacccaggcgtcccggctccccgccccccgctcccttcccGCCGCCATGAGACCCCCACCCACAGCACAGATGGGACCCAGGCGTCCCAGCTCTGGGGCAACAGGAATTCACGGAGCCCACCGACAGCCCCGGGACACCCACGGCAGCTACTAgccaagtggggaaactgaggcagaccgaggggggaggggcagaagcttGCACAAGGGCCGCCGGCCGCTCCCGCGCGCCGGCATCTGGGCGGGGCGTTGCTAGGGGAGGGGCGTTGCCAGGGGCGGGGCGCCAGGGGCGAGGGGCGGGGCGTTGCCCAGTCCcggaccctccccccccccgtgtcacTTCCCTTCGCCGCTGGCGCCTCCCGTCCTGGGCCTGCTCCGCGCGCCGGAACCgcggccccccgccccccccgcgctctgccccccccgccccggccatGGAGCGGTACCGGGGGCTGACGGACACCGAGCTCATCGCCATGCTGCAGCGCTACGGCATCCCGCACGGGCCCGTCGTGGGTACGGGGGCGCTAGGGGCAGGGTCTCGGGGGGTGCTGGGGGCCTGCAGGGGGAAGGGTCTCTGGGGCGGCTGGGAAGAGAAGCAGGGTTGCAGGGGACCTGATTGTGGGGTGAGGACGGATgcggggagcagggatgggggccGGGAGCActgtggggcgggggaagaggcaATCTGTGCGGGAGGGGCAGCGCACCATGGGGGCCCACCTGATCCCCCCCTTGTCTCCCCCTCCCGGCCCCCAGGATCGACCCGGAAGCTCTACGAGAGGAAGATCTGCGAATACGAGAGCCAGCGCACCAAGCTGTCGCCctcagggggggctgggagctactCAGGTGAgtgggggtcccggggggtgtggaggggccagcagccacagccACTGACACCCCCCCTTTCCTGTGTGTCTGTCCCTCCCGCCCCGCAGATCCCGGCACCACCGAGACCTACATCCGGGAATCCTACAGCTACCCCCGGCAGGAGGAGCGGCGCGGCTATGGGGCGGACGGTGAGAGGGGGCTGCggtttgggagtgaggggcacctggggtggggacccagggctgggtgagcagggggctgtgggtcgggagtgaggggcactggcagagtttTCCCAGGCTTGGGGTACCGTGGCCGAGGTGTCTGAATGTCCCTGtctgctgtgggggtggggcgtGGAGGTGCCCCCAGCTGACCCCTCCCATGTCTCTCTGTCCCCCAGACTCCAGCCCCACCAGGATGTACACGCGGGAGCTGTATGATTTTCCTCGTCGTGAGGGTCGCACCGGCTACCTGGGGGATGGTGAGAGGGGAGCCGGGGGGTTGCGGGGAAGTGTTTCCTCTGGTGGGGGTGGCAaggggggacacacagagcagTGAGGATGTGCGGGGGAGAAGTCTGGTACGATTCCCCTGTCCTGGGtttgacaccccacccccacacccggGCCGTGTTCACattcctgcagcagggagttccagGGGTGGAGCtccagtggggaaggggagagctgTGCCCAGCCCCGCATCTCACcccactcctctctccccccccagatGTGGACACTGAGTCCTACGAagactcttcctcctcttcctcctcctggctctatGGTGCAGCCCCAGGTCGCCTGGGGGAAGCCACCACCCGCCAGCCGGTAAGTCAGCCCCAGGGGGGGGCAAGACGGGGTGGGTGGGACATAACCTCCTCAGATAACGtctcaggggtgggggcagcctgGCCAGGGAAAGGCAGAAGGCACTAGGGGTGGAAATAGGTGTACCCCCGCCTTTAGCACTACCAGCTTTCTAGTCCCCTCACTCCCCACTATCCCATCACCTCcgacccccaactctgcccccgtCCCAGCACCATGGGGCAAGCCTGGATTCGGCCGCTGGCCTGGCCTGAAAAACTCTAACCTTAAGCCGTTTGCTGCCGGGGGATGTTGGGCCCAGCGGAGCCGGACCTGAATTTTGGCGCGATCGTCTAGAAACCGATGCAACTTCCCGGGGGGATGATTTTTGGCCGGGTGGATAAATTGTCCCATCAGCAGTTTGACCCTGTAGGAAAGAGAAAGAACCGGCCTCGGGTTCATGCTTAAAGCCGGAGAGTTTAGCGCTGACAGAAACGCTGCCCGTGTCCGGGATGCCTCTTGTGCCGCGATGTTATGTCCCCCTAACATGGGGAGCTCCCAAAACGATGCCCGTGTTTCTAGGATTGACAATTTAACAGCCTCTCCCTGTCCCTAAAACCATCCCGGTTCATCCCGGCTCTGTCCACGGGCCTCCCATGTACTCCCCAGCTTGTCCTGGGACCGAACGTTCAAGGACTTGGGACAAACCTCTCCTTTTTGAAGAGCAAAACCGACTTCAGCTCTGCAAAGCGTCGGGGGAGACGTTGCGTAATTGAACAGAGTGATCGGGAGACGGGGGCCGGTTCAGAGCAGGGAACTGCAGGAGATGTCTCTACGAGATACTGGTCTGGTTAGAGCGTGAACTTTCTTAGTGTACGTGGTGTGTGTGATAAGACGGGTtgataatgggggtggggggtgtaaaATATAACCCACAAAAGTGAGTTTCAGGAAACTTCATTTCAAAAttgaatttaattattttggggggaaattttgcTTGGAAATTTGGTTCCCCTGCCAGTTTCGGGTCGTTTTCTGTTCTCTCACGGCAGTCACATTATCTTAACAGGCCGTTTGAGATCGAGACAGAAAAGATCCGCCGTTCCGCCTCGTGAGATAATGTCACCATCTAAAAACAAGTTGAGATTTCTaaccaaaaaaaataattgtttggaGAACGTCCATTTTAGGGATAATTTACAATTGATTTCTTGCCCGGCTGACGGGGTTCTGAAGCCATTGAAAGTCGAGCCGGGTGAAGTTTTCCAGACCAGTCGCCTGTTGACTGAAAACTGCGGTTTCAGATGAGCTGAAGCGATATCTGAATTTGATCCGTCGGTTTTAGAGCCTCTCGAGAGATTTGTTGTTCTCATGTGATGTCTGCGATCCGGACAGAAAGGACCTGCCGGTGTGAGATAATGTAATACTGACTAGGAACAAGTAAAGACACACGCACGCCGCCTGCCCGCATGTCAGCGTGCGGAGGAGAGATTCTGCGGTGTGACCAGCCCTGGGGCTCTCCCCCAGAGTCGCAGTTTGCCCGGTTGAGTGTCCCCATTGCAAAGCCCGGCTGGAGTTGCTGGGTGGGTGATCACGCTGCATTGGGaccctgggtttacaattgctggccccggggctcccagctgacGCTGGGCTGCGTTTTGAGCCGCATCCACATGGCACATGACAGGGCTTGGCCCCACCCTGCCTAGCTGGGTCTGAGGGTTTTCTAACCTCCATTTGCCTATGGACTATCGAGGGGCGTGGGCCCGATCCTGAGACTGAGCCCAGGTGTCAACGCACCCATGACGCCCGGGCTGGTCTATCTCCACCTAGCTGGCTGCCCTTGTTCTCAGGCCAGCTTTTGAGAGTCGCTTGGCCCCGGGGGGGGTTGGCTGGGCTTGTGAAGACCCAGCCAGTGTTTCTCCGTTCACCCTCCAAACAGCCGCAAAATCGCCACCTAGAGAGACTCGCCTGCTACATTGTCACAGCTGGGCTAAATTCTGGGTTTTGagcatttaaaaactttttttttagtcTATTTAAATTTGCACAGTTGCGGGCAGTTATGGGGGAAAAGGGCAGGGGTCGGGGGATGGGAGACGATAATTGATGACCCTAGACAGCGAGATTGAAAAATGTAAACttcataaccattaaaacaccAATTGTCAACATCCCGTATCCAAATATAGAAAACAAGTATCCGTAAATAAACTCTAAGGGGCGCTCCCAGCTGTACATTTCTATtatccaattttattttattttggggttttgtGTGTCTGGGGAACTTGGGGCTTACTGGGATCTACCgctaaaaatcgaatccttcccgTTGGATTTGCGGTCGACTCCATGGCAAATGAAAACTGAATCCCACAAGTCGAATTCCTCCCTTTTTATTTCTGCTGTTCCCACAACACTATGTGGCagtttgggggtgcaggatgtGGGGGGGAACCCCAGTTTAAGGCTTGTATTGCAGCACCACCCCTGTGGATGGGATATGCAAATGACTCCCTAGGCACAGCTAGAGTATGCAAATGAGGGCATGCATTGCCTGTATTACCTGGCTGTCCCTGTACAGGGGGTTCTGCCCCATAGCTGGACAGCACCGGCTGCCCCCCATCGCCTGGTGTTCGCTGATGGTGCTTTTCCTTGCAGATCGGAGAGGCTGCATCCTACACCCCGAGCAGGACGGAGGAGACCGAGAGGTGAGACCAGGTCACAGACATGTggcaggaggggggctggggcttGGTTGGGTGCCCCTTTGGGGTCCCCCCTCTTGGGGGGTGAGTTGGGGGCATGTGTGTGGATGCTGTGGGCCAGGACAGGGGGAAGCTATGGGTGCTGGGGGGCTGTGAGCATTAACTGCTGCCCCCtgctttgtttctcctccctgcAGGGATGGCGTCtcctaccagcgggtctgccgggcccgccccaccctgccccccatgcgGGTGGAGCCGCGCCGTGccatccaccccctgccccgggggggcCCTGGGGGGGCCACAGAGGGAGGCTCCCGGCGCTTCCTGCctctctggctgcagctgctgctctttggGGTGCTCGCGGCCTTCCTGGTGTACGTGTACTGTGCCCTGCAGGGCGGCGCCGACGACAACCCGTTCGTGCAGCACCCTGAGGAGTGAgggggccccctcccccccggggcccACGTCCTATCTCCTAGCCCCCCCTGGcctgtcctcctccccctggACACCCCCAGGGGCCCATGTCCTGTCCTGTCCCACTCCCCCAGGGGGTCCACATCCCATCTCCCAGGCCCCCcatcctgtccccctcccccccaggagcccccgtcccatccctccccactctTCAACAGCCAGGGGCTCCTTCTCCCatcctgtccctctcccccagggagCCCTGtcttctcctgtcatccatgGCCCCGCCCACAATTCTGACagctcccccccacttcctgctcagGGATGGTTGTGGGGGGGGCCACCCAgctgcccccaccagcagcaggctggggtccctgctggtgcCCGGTGTGTTTACGTAGGGCCGACGCTAAgtgcctcccagctctgccctgcgcCTAGCCTAAGGGTGGGGGGTATTGCTACCCCATCCCCCCCAGGGGTTAACACTATGGTGGGCGAGGGGCTGTAAccagagtggggacacacacactctcctgtcCCTCCTTTAACTTTCTAATCAAGGCtcatccctcccccaacccaccctgGAGTTGTTCCACtccttttggggggtgggggaggaactagtctacttcccctccccccaaatgtcctgttgtcccccccccccccggggaatcAGTCTTGAAGGGGCAAATAGTTGCCAAGTGGTGCTGCTTAGCTTTTGTttcctgctgggggggggtgggggggtgtcgcTGCATTTTCCTAGCCAAGGGGTTTGCTTTTGAAACAAACCAGCTGTGGGGGAGCCACTCAATAAAACTGTggctttttttggttgttttgtaaaatttgggtttgtttgggtagTTGGCAGGGGGGGTTgccctgagccagccactccGCCACACACACCCCGAACCAGTCAGCACCCCCCCAcagagccagaactcctgggttctctccacagctctgggaggggagtgggggcgggggggaatgtgTGGCACAGGTGGACAGAGTCTGCCCAGGGGAAGTGACTGCATCATTTGCATACTGGGTGATCGGCCTTAATTATATTGCCCCCCTTTATGTCTTTCTTAATCGAGGCCTGTATTGGCTGCTCCAGTTCCACCTCCTGGGGCTTCCCCTATGTGCCAAGACTTAACATTGACAGGCCAGCCCGCGCCTCAGCCTTCAGCCTGCCTGTTGGATGGCAGCGGGTCTGCGACCCCCTGGCCCTACACAGACTGAGGGTACCCCTAATGCCACAGACACCTGGGTCCTgtgcccccagccacccccaccttTACACCCAGCCCCATGGAGGGTGTGCATGCGCAGGGCAGCCAGGCCCTAGAAACACTATTGGGTCAAAGCCACCAGGTGGCAGCAGAGAGCCTTGCTCCCAGGCCAGGCTGAGGGCTGGAGGTGACTTTGGGGAACCCGGCTCCACCTCACCCCACAGGGGACCCCCTGCATGGACAGGCCCGACCCAGTCGCAGGGCAGAAGTCCCCCTGCGTGGCTGGTCTGCGGTGCTGACGGCCATGGTTCTCGCTATTGATGGAACAGGGACCGCCAAAGCTCCCTGGAGTGCCGCTAATCCCAGAGACATGCTggccaggcagggcagagctggggggcgaCTGCCCCTAtgagaaaagcagagagaaaaatcttCAATGAATCAAACACTGCCCATCCAAGCTCTCGGGCTAGGCCACCCCCTTGAGCAGTAACAGCAGCTTGAAATGCTGCAGCTTAGAGAGGGGATGAACCCAGGAACCCCAATAATAACGGGAGGGATTCCAGCTGTCCCTGTAGTGACTGGGGATGCGGCGAGGAAGTTTCCAGACCCGGGCGAGAGGTGAATGCAGTGGAAACGTAACGTAACGCTACCCCAGCCGCCACCTCAGAAAGGGAACTTGGGACATGCAAATTAGACACAGGAGCGAGAGGCCTGCGAGCTGCATGGAAACGCTTTCAAAACAGTGTGAAAGGCTCAAACTAAACCTACAGCCCACATACACATATCAGTGctgagggcgggagggggagccCCCCACCTGAGCCATTCTGTTCAGGGGACAGGTCTGAGGAGTccatagaggaggttttggaagaaaCTGAGAAGTTTTACCGTAATAAGGCACCGGAACAGGTGGGATTCACCCACGAGTCCCGCAGGAACTCagctatgaaactgcagaaccactCAGGATCttggtaaattggagaactgggctagagccgacaaaatgaaattcaaggaAGATGGGCTACActttgggaagaaaaaacaaatgcaccaGTACCGAATAGGGCAGAACTGgctgggcagcagcactgctgggagttgtggtggatcacaaccccggccatgtgatgctgttgcaaaaaaatcatgtgcaattttaggttgcattagcAGAGGCGTGGCTGCAAGTCGCAGGAGGGAACAGGACCGCTCGGCTCGGCCTCAGCTGGAGGGTGGTGTCTGGTTTCGGTCACCAACACACAGAAATGACGTGGAGACACTGGgtaggatccagaggcgagcgacAAAGACGATCAAAGGGGAGGGACGCCAGCCACATGAGCCAAGGCGGCAGGAACTGGGTACGCACAATTTGGAAAAGATTGATGGGGGGACATGACGGTGATCTTCGAATACTCAAAAGGCTGCCATAGAAAAGATTGAGACAGGACGAGAGGccgtgggttcaaactacagcacagcagattgaGATTGAATCTCAGGGAAAGCTTCCGGccgggaagagcagcaggacaaCAGAACCGAGGCCTCAGGAGGTCGTGGAAGCTCCTTCGAGGAAGGTTTTGAGCGGAGGCCGGAGCCATCTGCCTTGGGTGGTTTAAATCCTGCAGCGTGGTCGGGGGTCAGACTAGGTGCGCCTTGCAGTCCCCTACGGGTCGAGGAGTCTGCTAACTGTGCAAATCAGCCTCAGGACCAGACTAGCAGATAACTCAAGCGATGCAGATTTTCAAGAGGCGATTCCTGGCTGggtaacttcagtaccagacacaTTGGTTGAAACTCCAGCAAAGAACAGACTCATCGGACACAGCGATGAACATGGTgctgggaagagtcaacacggctttgGGAAAGGGGAAAATCAGGCCTCCCCGGTCTCTTAGAGTGCCAAAGGAACGCATGTGGGTAACGCTCCCGGAAGACCTCGCAGTCACCGCagctagttctctgaaagcatccgCGCAATGGCCGGCGGCAGCCGGAAAAGTTGCCGGAACCAtgaagggagggagagacagtAAGACAGAAAATCTCACACTATTTAAAGCCGTGGTTCGCCCCCTCCTGGAAGACGTTCGGGACAGCCACAACTCACGGTGGGACATCGGGGAGGGGTCGGAGAAGAGCCACGCGGGTTAGAAAACCCGCCTGAGAGCGAGACGCCCACTCCCTAGCTGAGC is a window encoding:
- the TREX2 gene encoding three prime repair exonuclease 2; the protein is MLAPQDFQTFVFFDLETTGLPPDRPRITELCLFALHRRSLLQHPLQDDDTGIPQLPRILDQLTLCIDPQQPVTPAAARITGLSQQSLEENGKQGLDQAVAQALGGFLARQALPLCLVAHNGFRYDFPLLRTELGRVGAEMPPATGCLDTLQAMKELGLGGEGGYSLGALFQALFGRDPDRAHLAEGDVRTLIAIFLARAPQLMGWAAGKARAWGDVSPMYLPTMQ
- the EMD gene encoding emerin yields the protein MERYRGLTDTELIAMLQRYGIPHGPVVGSTRKLYERKICEYESQRTKLSPSGGAGSYSDPGTTETYIRESYSYPRQEERRGYGADDSSPTRMYTRELYDFPRREGRTGYLGDDVDTESYEDSSSSSSSWLYGAAPGRLGEATTRQPIGEAASYTPSRTEETERDGVSYQRVCRARPTLPPMRVEPRRAIHPLPRGGPGGATEGGSRRFLPLWLQLLLFGVLAAFLVYVYCALQGGADDNPFVQHPEE